The following proteins come from a genomic window of Actinomarinicola tropica:
- a CDS encoding SDR family oxidoreductase: MIDLTTAASANGQAIVMGGDTPIGRAVAIELALQGMDVGITWCDDESCAKEVVAEVRATGRWCERRRLDVGALGSDTGALDVVDDLAAALGGLTALVTITTEPEPTDAMDLVPAQWRAGIDGLLLGPLIVAQRAARQMIDRRVAGRIIHVTGAQEQSTAAGEAVTCAARNGLAAASRVMAVELAPHGITVNTVAPGEVAAPAIGQHGVDPWDASRPGVPAGRAAGAHEVAHAVVFLAGPAADYVTGTSLVVDGGLSAVGTRHLERPASLSGL, from the coding sequence ATGATCGACCTCACGACCGCGGCGTCGGCGAACGGGCAGGCCATCGTGATGGGCGGTGACACGCCGATCGGGCGGGCCGTCGCCATCGAGCTGGCCCTGCAGGGCATGGACGTCGGCATCACGTGGTGCGACGACGAGTCGTGCGCGAAGGAGGTCGTCGCCGAGGTCCGGGCGACCGGTCGCTGGTGCGAGCGTCGCCGCCTCGACGTCGGCGCCCTCGGCAGCGACACAGGAGCCCTCGACGTCGTCGACGACCTCGCAGCGGCCCTCGGCGGCCTCACCGCCCTCGTCACGATCACCACCGAGCCCGAGCCCACCGACGCGATGGACCTCGTTCCCGCCCAGTGGCGCGCCGGCATCGACGGCCTGCTGCTCGGGCCGCTCATCGTGGCTCAGAGGGCCGCCCGCCAGATGATCGACCGGCGCGTCGCGGGCCGCATCATCCACGTCACCGGCGCCCAGGAGCAGTCGACCGCAGCGGGCGAGGCGGTCACCTGCGCGGCCCGCAACGGGCTGGCGGCGGCATCACGGGTGATGGCCGTCGAGCTCGCTCCCCACGGCATCACCGTCAACACCGTGGCACCGGGCGAGGTGGCTGCTCCAGCCATCGGGCAGCACGGCGTCGACCCGTGGGACGCGTCCCGACCGGGGGTCCCCGCAGGGCGAGCCGCCGGCGCGCACGAGGTCGCGCACGCCGTCGTCTTCCTCGCCGGGCCCGCAGCGGACTACGTCACCGGCACGTCCCTCGTCGTCGACGGTGGGCTCTCGGCGGTCGGGACCCGGCACCTCGAACGACCGGCCTCGCTCAGCGGCCTGTAA
- a CDS encoding nuclear transport factor 2 family protein: MDELKDALLALETAGWDALKEGTGRRFYAQVLTDDAVMLLPQVGLLTHDKALDGMDGQPWSWFQIRNPQALALGDDAAVLTYRVQARRDFQPEYQALIASTYVRRDGEWRLALHQQTPM, encoded by the coding sequence ATGGATGAGCTGAAGGACGCACTGCTCGCCCTCGAGACCGCGGGGTGGGACGCCCTGAAGGAGGGGACCGGCCGGCGCTTCTACGCCCAGGTGCTCACCGACGACGCGGTGATGCTGCTCCCGCAGGTCGGGCTCCTCACCCACGACAAGGCGCTCGACGGCATGGACGGCCAGCCGTGGTCGTGGTTCCAGATCCGCAACCCGCAGGCGCTGGCGCTCGGCGACGACGCCGCCGTGCTCACCTACCGGGTGCAGGCCCGCCGGGACTTCCAGCCCGAGTACCAGGCGCTGATCGCCAGCACCTACGTGCGGCGCGACGGCGAGTGGCGCCTCGCGCTGCACCAGCAGACGCCGATGTGA
- a CDS encoding response regulator transcription factor gives MPIRVVLADDHALLRQGIERLLAADPDVEVVAVAASLDEARGAVRREQPDVVVTDIRMPPTSTDEGIRLAAELRAERPDCGVVVLSQYVEAAYALALLADGAAGRSYLLKERVADAEELLTAVRAVASGGSHIDPQVVEHLVASNRAASSSALDRLTPRETEVLGEMARGKSNAAIAASLVLSERAVEKHTNSIFSKLGLSEERELNRRVAAVLAYLHDHRVDR, from the coding sequence ATGCCGATCCGCGTCGTGCTCGCCGACGACCACGCCCTCCTGCGTCAGGGGATCGAGCGGCTCCTCGCCGCCGACCCCGACGTGGAGGTCGTCGCCGTCGCGGCCTCCCTCGACGAGGCACGGGGCGCCGTACGCCGCGAGCAGCCCGACGTGGTCGTCACCGACATCCGCATGCCGCCCACCTCCACCGACGAGGGCATCCGCCTGGCCGCCGAGCTGCGCGCCGAGCGCCCCGACTGCGGCGTCGTCGTCCTGTCCCAGTACGTCGAGGCCGCCTACGCGCTGGCCCTGCTGGCCGACGGCGCCGCCGGCCGGTCCTACCTGCTGAAGGAGCGGGTCGCCGACGCCGAGGAGCTGCTCACCGCCGTGCGGGCGGTCGCGTCGGGCGGCAGCCACATCGACCCGCAGGTCGTCGAGCACCTGGTGGCCTCCAACCGCGCCGCGTCGTCCTCCGCCCTCGACCGGCTCACGCCTCGCGAGACCGAGGTGCTCGGCGAGATGGCCCGCGGCAAGTCCAACGCCGCCATCGCCGCCTCGCTCGTCCTCTCCGAGCGCGCGGTCGAGAAGCACACCAACTCGATCTTCTCGAAGCTCGGGCTGTCCGAGGAGCGCGAGCTCAACCGGCGGGTCGCCGCCGTGCTCGCCTACCTCCACGACCACCGGGTCGACCGATGA
- a CDS encoding GAF domain-containing sensor histidine kinase has translation MNRRVLDVLIGGGASLLAAGAVGATALAAAALVAGELPGREGWGVAPVLVATGVGAATWRPARRVAREAARRGGTGGLRATDRIVRTVAGSRGELGESEVVVELAAAVRHGFAARRVAVWQAGTAGELVLAAVVPGATAPGPSVGLDAPTLRALRGAGVVGRAWLELWLPAVLVDVADDEVRAVPVTHEDVVLALVVLARPTAARFTPAEDALLADLGDRLGVVLHNRVLDATLQTTLADLRRTNEELRASRVRLVTAADAERRRIERDLHDGAQQRLVALAVHLRLAEQTISEDPAATPEVLGTLGAELREAIADLRNLAHGIYPPLLMDAGLVEAVRAAADRSPAPVSMSTDGVRRYPSEVEAAAYFCCVEALQNVAKHAPTASVRVTIVDAGDGQLVLAVEDDGPGFDPGAVVAGHGLMNMADRVGAVGGRITWAAAPGGGTRVDVRFDVDTPVGG, from the coding sequence GTGAACCGGCGCGTGCTCGACGTGCTGATCGGCGGGGGCGCGTCGCTGCTGGCCGCCGGCGCCGTCGGTGCGACCGCTCTCGCCGCGGCCGCGCTCGTCGCCGGTGAGCTGCCCGGTCGCGAGGGGTGGGGTGTGGCGCCGGTCCTCGTGGCGACGGGGGTCGGCGCCGCCACGTGGCGCCCGGCGCGCCGGGTGGCTCGCGAGGCGGCACGGCGTGGGGGGACCGGCGGGCTCCGAGCCACGGACCGCATCGTCCGGACCGTCGCCGGGTCGCGCGGCGAGCTGGGTGAGTCGGAGGTGGTCGTGGAGCTCGCCGCCGCGGTGCGCCACGGGTTCGCGGCCCGCCGCGTCGCGGTCTGGCAGGCCGGGACGGCGGGCGAGCTCGTCCTCGCCGCGGTCGTCCCCGGCGCCACCGCGCCGGGCCCCTCGGTCGGGCTCGACGCCCCGACGCTGCGTGCGTTGCGCGGGGCCGGCGTGGTGGGGAGGGCGTGGCTCGAGCTCTGGTTGCCCGCCGTCCTCGTCGACGTCGCCGACGACGAGGTGCGCGCCGTGCCCGTCACCCACGAGGACGTCGTGCTCGCGCTGGTGGTCCTGGCACGACCGACCGCCGCCCGCTTCACCCCGGCGGAGGACGCGCTGCTGGCCGATCTCGGCGACCGCCTCGGGGTCGTCCTGCACAACCGGGTGCTCGACGCGACCCTCCAGACGACGCTCGCCGACCTGCGCCGCACGAACGAGGAGCTGCGTGCCTCCCGGGTCCGGCTGGTGACTGCGGCCGACGCGGAGCGCCGCCGCATCGAGCGCGACCTCCACGACGGGGCCCAGCAGCGGCTCGTCGCCCTGGCGGTGCACCTGCGGCTGGCGGAGCAGACGATCTCCGAGGACCCCGCGGCCACACCCGAGGTCCTCGGCACGCTCGGCGCCGAGCTGCGGGAGGCGATCGCCGACCTGCGGAACCTCGCCCACGGGATCTACCCGCCGCTGCTGATGGACGCCGGTCTGGTCGAGGCGGTGCGCGCCGCAGCCGATCGGTCGCCCGCACCCGTGTCGATGTCGACCGACGGCGTGCGTCGGTACCCGTCGGAGGTGGAGGCCGCGGCCTACTTCTGCTGCGTCGAGGCGCTCCAGAACGTCGCCAAGCACGCGCCGACGGCGTCGGTGCGCGTCACCATCGTCGACGCCGGCGACGGGCAGCTGGTGCTCGCGGTGGAGGACGACGGCCCCGGCTTCGATCCGGGGGCGGTCGTCGCCGGCCACGGGCTGATGAACATGGCCGATCGGGTCGGTGCCGTCGGTGGGCGGATCACCTGGGCCGCCGCGCCCGGCGGGGGCACGCGCGTCGACGTCCGCTTCGACGTCGACACCCCGGTGGGAGGCTGA
- a CDS encoding carbohydrate kinase family protein: MIATLGDLIDDVVVWAQGPVRRGTDTPARIHRRRGGSAANVASMVARCGGAVRFIGAVGDDGVADRLVDQLAADGVDVVVERVAGRSTGTIVVLVDPVDGERSFLTDRGACDHLATPRTEWLDGVAALHLPLYSFSHEPLSATATSVALAARHRGVQLTIDASSTGAIEDLGVAEALAVIEVLAPDALLANAEEARLLGVGTDRPARGPVRSVIRHGAEPTLVVDADGRTTTIPVPPVEDVVDTTGAGDGFAAGWLLARHRGASAEDAVVEGHAVAARVLRRPGADLAPAVPPTPAPGVEHS; the protein is encoded by the coding sequence GTGATCGCGACCCTCGGTGATCTGATCGACGACGTGGTGGTGTGGGCGCAGGGGCCCGTGCGCCGGGGCACCGACACGCCGGCCAGGATCCACCGCCGCCGGGGCGGGAGCGCGGCCAACGTCGCGTCGATGGTCGCCCGGTGCGGCGGCGCCGTGCGCTTCATCGGCGCGGTGGGCGACGACGGGGTCGCCGACCGCCTGGTCGACCAACTGGCCGCCGACGGCGTCGACGTGGTCGTCGAACGGGTGGCGGGCCGATCGACCGGCACGATCGTGGTGCTCGTCGACCCCGTCGACGGCGAGCGCAGCTTCCTCACCGACCGGGGGGCGTGCGACCACCTCGCCACGCCACGGACCGAGTGGCTCGACGGGGTCGCGGCCCTGCACCTACCGCTCTACTCGTTCAGCCACGAGCCCCTGTCGGCCACCGCCACGAGCGTCGCCCTCGCTGCCCGCCACCGCGGCGTCCAGCTCACGATCGACGCGTCGTCCACCGGTGCCATCGAGGACCTCGGCGTCGCCGAGGCGCTCGCGGTGATCGAGGTGCTCGCGCCCGACGCCCTGCTGGCCAACGCCGAGGAGGCGCGCCTGCTCGGCGTGGGCACCGACCGACCGGCGCGGGGTCCGGTCCGCTCTGTCATCCGCCACGGAGCCGAGCCGACGCTCGTCGTCGACGCCGACGGCCGCACGACCACCATCCCCGTCCCGCCGGTCGAGGACGTCGTCGACACCACCGGCGCCGGCGACGGGTTCGCCGCCGGCTGGCTCCTCGCCCGCCACCGCGGCGCCTCCGCCGAGGATGCCGTCGTCGAGGGCCACGCCGTGGCCGCGCGCGTGCTCCGCCGACCCGGCGCCGACCTCGCACCGGCCGTCCCACCCACCCCCGCACCAGGAGTCGAACACTCGTGA
- a CDS encoding ABC transporter ATP-binding protein, whose translation MTTSSLPDPAAGVPVVAVRDVRRTFDPTTAPVRALRGVDLEVRAGEMVAVMGPSGSGKSTLLDVIAGLERPDAGSVEVAGVVLDHMDADALARHRRRHVGIVFQFFHLIDGMSAHDNVALAALVAGASRRRADAAAHEVLDLLGLLDKADAPPAALSGGLRQRLAIARALVNRPTVVLADEPTGALDSDSSAEVMDLLSRLHRDGQTIVAVTHDADVAARADRILQMRDGRITSGEERA comes from the coding sequence ATGACCACCTCCTCGCTCCCCGATCCTGCCGCCGGTGTCCCGGTCGTCGCCGTGCGCGACGTGCGCCGCACGTTCGACCCGACCACCGCGCCGGTGCGGGCGCTCCGTGGCGTGGACCTCGAGGTCCGTGCCGGCGAGATGGTGGCGGTCATGGGCCCGTCGGGCTCGGGCAAGTCCACGCTGCTCGACGTGATCGCCGGGCTCGAGCGCCCCGACGCCGGCTCGGTCGAGGTGGCGGGCGTGGTGCTCGACCACATGGACGCCGACGCGCTGGCTCGGCACCGGCGCCGCCACGTCGGCATCGTCTTCCAGTTCTTCCACCTGATCGACGGGATGAGCGCCCACGACAACGTGGCCCTCGCAGCGCTGGTCGCCGGCGCGTCACGTCGACGGGCCGACGCCGCGGCCCACGAGGTGCTCGACCTCCTGGGACTCCTCGACAAGGCGGACGCACCGCCGGCGGCGCTGTCGGGCGGGCTCCGCCAGCGGCTCGCGATCGCTCGGGCGCTCGTCAACCGACCGACGGTGGTCCTGGCCGACGAGCCCACGGGCGCCCTCGACAGCGACTCCAGCGCCGAGGTGATGGACCTCCTCTCCCGTCTGCACCGCGACGGGCAGACGATCGTCGCCGTCACCCACGACGCCGACGTCGCGGCGCGTGCCGACCGCATCCTGCAGATGCGCGACGGCCGGATCACGAGCGGCGAGGAGCGGGCGTGA
- a CDS encoding PIG-L family deacetylase, whose amino-acid sequence MGTVVFLHAHPDDEAIFTGGTMALLAAAGHRVVHVVATGGELGLAPPGLDMAATEVGRHRREETEAAAEILGIGRLEWLGFADSGMAGDPANHAPGSFWAADLEEAAERLALILREESADALVAYDDVGIYHHPDHVQVHRVGHRAATLAGVGTVYDATVDREHLHFVETHLVEEAILAGDLGLARSHIGAPSVLIDRVVDVREVLAVKRAAMAAHASQIPETTSALRLPTHHFADVYGWEWYVRHGPPGPIDHL is encoded by the coding sequence GTGGGCACCGTCGTCTTCCTCCACGCCCACCCCGACGACGAGGCGATCTTCACCGGCGGCACGATGGCGCTGCTGGCCGCCGCGGGCCACCGGGTGGTCCACGTGGTCGCCACCGGCGGCGAGCTCGGCCTGGCGCCTCCGGGGCTCGACATGGCGGCGACCGAGGTCGGCCGTCACCGGCGCGAGGAGACCGAGGCGGCGGCCGAGATCCTCGGCATCGGGCGGCTCGAGTGGTTGGGCTTCGCCGACTCGGGCATGGCCGGCGACCCGGCGAACCACGCCCCGGGGTCGTTCTGGGCGGCCGACCTCGAGGAGGCGGCCGAGCGGCTCGCGCTCATCCTGCGCGAGGAGTCAGCCGACGCCCTGGTCGCCTACGACGACGTCGGCATCTACCACCACCCCGACCACGTCCAGGTCCACCGGGTGGGCCACCGCGCTGCGACCCTCGCCGGGGTGGGGACCGTGTACGACGCCACGGTCGATCGCGAACACCTCCACTTCGTCGAGACGCACCTCGTGGAGGAGGCGATCCTCGCCGGCGACCTCGGCCTGGCCCGCTCGCACATCGGGGCGCCATCGGTGCTGATCGACCGGGTGGTCGACGTCCGGGAGGTCCTGGCCGTGAAGCGAGCCGCCATGGCGGCGCACGCCAGCCAGATCCCCGAGACGACGTCGGCGCTCCGGCTGCCGACGCACCACTTCGCCGACGTCTACGGGTGGGAGTGGTACGTCCGCCACGGCCCGCCCGGCCCGATCGACCACCTCTGA
- a CDS encoding methylenetetrahydrofolate reductase, with the protein MPDARPFEVICEIEPATRPDLTRVRHQIGVLSGVADGFLVPDNHIGRATVSSIAVAHEVERMGGRAIACVNARDRNLLGFRRDLLTAAAYDVADFLFVYGDDPTTGRRTGQLTVRSMIEEVRTFSDSLPGPGPAMRAAVTTGLRPLPSWKAAADALYVQVTWSLDELARWRETVDFDGPVYAGVMVLASASMARKLGADVPQLAAPDDWVEAVERDPAAGVELACRHLLDIRDHGGFAGVHLVPVSRYRETAAHLEPLLGRRPRR; encoded by the coding sequence ATGCCCGACGCGCGGCCGTTCGAGGTCATCTGCGAGATCGAGCCGGCGACCCGTCCCGACCTGACCCGGGTGCGGCACCAGATCGGCGTGCTGAGCGGCGTGGCCGACGGGTTCCTCGTGCCCGACAACCACATCGGGCGGGCCACCGTCTCGTCGATCGCCGTGGCCCACGAGGTGGAGCGGATGGGCGGCCGGGCCATCGCCTGCGTCAACGCCCGCGACCGCAACCTGCTCGGCTTCCGGCGGGACCTCCTCACCGCCGCGGCCTACGACGTCGCCGACTTCCTCTTCGTCTACGGCGACGACCCGACGACGGGTCGCCGCACGGGCCAGCTCACCGTCCGCTCGATGATCGAGGAGGTCCGGACGTTCTCGGACTCGCTCCCCGGACCGGGCCCCGCGATGCGCGCCGCCGTCACGACCGGCCTGCGGCCCCTCCCCTCGTGGAAGGCCGCCGCCGACGCCCTCTACGTGCAGGTGACCTGGTCGCTCGACGAGCTCGCCCGGTGGCGGGAGACGGTCGACTTCGACGGCCCCGTCTACGCCGGGGTGATGGTCCTCGCCAGCGCGTCGATGGCCCGCAAGCTCGGCGCCGACGTGCCCCAGCTGGCCGCCCCCGACGACTGGGTCGAGGCGGTGGAGCGCGACCCCGCCGCAGGCGTCGAGCTGGCCTGCCGGCACCTGCTCGACATCCGCGACCACGGGGGCTTCGCCGGTGTGCACCTCGTCCCGGTGTCGCGGTACCGGGAGACCGCGGCGCACCTCGAGCCCCTCCTCGGGCGCCGGCCGCGCCGCTGA
- a CDS encoding ABC transporter permease, which produces MAWGALRAIARREWIRHWRGIVLLGVLAGLAGGCLVTGAAVLRRTATASDRLVAAVAPGDLRLQVFGEGVAEDVPGLPGVERAVVGGIAVARVEGRGFVYLGTFLPQGGGELLRPVVIDGRVATGPDEVVVIEDVADALEVEVGDSLHLAYLEPEEVAQFDVGFGDPDGPEVEVRIAGIGRVPSGVMAGTPVVASTALAERLEEAVAGRDVYVDLADEAGVRPAFEQALDDLAADAERPPGAEELPPVAVIDPLEGTRDAARSTGVLVAGLGVAVVVASLSSLVVAWQSLMRHHARTAADQEVESALGLTSAERSAARVLPLVPAALLAIVVAATVAALGAGLDPPGAVRRMEPSPGWRLDLPLVAGGAVLVGVVVLALGERTARRAGRRRSGSGAVASSRARRLAPRRGGWTLLGATFALSRAGAGSRVTAGASVAGAMVAVAGLVASLVVGASLGRLLDEPARWGWGADVAVVDVTDAVLADLSADPRVGGVTELTSAALAVGGTEVQGYGLGELRGAPSWTMVEGRLPRGTDEIVLGLHVAAAEDASVGDDLPVGDRVLRVVGIGVGPPLGGEQLGRSVLVDGPAMELLAEVQLFREALVVAAPGEDAGALAAALAERYEISVREQPRAVRDLADLDVLPPALAGFLVAVGVAALTHGVWVGAQTRRVDLAVVRVLGAERRHVRLVVVAMAGATAVIAVVVGAPLGWAVGRLAWGEAARGAGVEADVALPASVVVAIVLTLVVAPLLAYPPGRRAGDAAPRDVLREG; this is translated from the coding sequence GTGGCCTGGGGCGCGCTCCGCGCGATCGCCCGCCGTGAGTGGATCCGCCACTGGCGGGGGATCGTGCTCCTCGGTGTGCTGGCGGGCCTCGCCGGTGGGTGCCTCGTCACGGGGGCAGCAGTCCTCCGGCGCACGGCGACGGCCTCGGATCGCCTGGTCGCGGCCGTCGCTCCCGGCGACCTGCGGCTCCAGGTCTTCGGCGAGGGCGTCGCCGAGGACGTGCCGGGCCTCCCCGGCGTCGAGCGTGCGGTCGTGGGCGGCATCGCCGTCGCCCGCGTCGAGGGTCGAGGGTTCGTCTACCTGGGCACCTTCCTGCCGCAGGGCGGCGGTGAGCTCCTCCGACCGGTCGTCATCGACGGCCGTGTGGCGACCGGCCCCGACGAGGTCGTGGTGATCGAGGACGTGGCGGACGCCCTCGAGGTCGAGGTCGGCGACTCGCTGCACCTCGCCTACCTGGAACCCGAGGAGGTCGCGCAGTTCGACGTCGGGTTCGGCGACCCGGACGGCCCGGAGGTCGAGGTGCGGATCGCCGGCATCGGACGCGTCCCCTCCGGGGTCATGGCGGGGACGCCGGTCGTCGCGTCGACGGCGCTCGCCGAGCGGCTGGAGGAGGCGGTCGCGGGTCGCGACGTGTACGTCGATCTCGCCGACGAGGCCGGCGTGCGTCCTGCGTTCGAGCAGGCGCTCGACGATCTCGCGGCCGACGCCGAGCGCCCGCCTGGAGCCGAGGAGCTGCCTCCGGTCGCCGTCATCGACCCGCTCGAGGGGACCCGGGATGCGGCGCGCTCGACCGGGGTGCTCGTCGCCGGGCTCGGTGTCGCGGTGGTCGTGGCGTCGCTGTCCAGCCTGGTCGTCGCCTGGCAGTCGCTGATGCGCCACCACGCACGCACCGCCGCCGACCAGGAGGTCGAGTCCGCCCTCGGCCTCACCTCGGCGGAGCGGTCCGCGGCACGGGTGCTGCCGCTCGTTCCCGCTGCGCTCCTGGCGATCGTCGTGGCCGCGACGGTCGCCGCCCTCGGCGCCGGACTCGATCCCCCCGGTGCCGTCCGTCGGATGGAGCCGTCGCCCGGGTGGCGCCTGGACCTGCCACTCGTCGCGGGCGGTGCCGTCCTGGTCGGCGTCGTCGTCCTGGCGCTCGGCGAGCGGACCGCCCGCCGAGCCGGACGTCGAAGGTCGGGCAGCGGAGCTGTCGCATCGTCACGCGCGCGTCGGCTCGCACCCCGACGGGGCGGTTGGACGCTCCTCGGGGCGACGTTCGCCCTCTCGCGGGCCGGCGCCGGCTCGCGGGTCACGGCTGGTGCCTCGGTGGCCGGGGCGATGGTGGCGGTCGCCGGGCTCGTCGCGTCCCTCGTCGTCGGCGCGAGCCTCGGCCGGCTCCTCGACGAGCCGGCGCGCTGGGGCTGGGGTGCCGACGTGGCGGTCGTCGACGTCACCGACGCCGTGCTCGCCGACCTGAGCGCCGATCCGCGCGTCGGCGGCGTCACCGAGCTGACGAGCGCCGCGCTGGCGGTGGGCGGCACGGAGGTACAGGGCTACGGCCTGGGCGAGCTGCGGGGAGCCCCGAGCTGGACGATGGTCGAGGGGCGGCTGCCGCGCGGCACCGACGAGATCGTCCTCGGCCTCCACGTCGCGGCGGCCGAGGACGCGTCGGTCGGCGACGACCTGCCCGTCGGCGACCGGGTCCTCAGGGTCGTCGGCATCGGGGTCGGCCCGCCGCTCGGCGGGGAGCAGCTCGGTCGTTCGGTGCTCGTCGACGGCCCGGCGATGGAGCTGCTCGCCGAGGTGCAGCTCTTCCGCGAGGCCCTGGTCGTCGCCGCTCCCGGCGAGGACGCCGGGGCTCTGGCCGCCGCCCTGGCCGAGCGGTACGAGATCAGCGTGCGCGAGCAGCCGCGAGCCGTCCGCGACCTCGCTGACCTGGATGTCCTTCCGCCGGCCCTCGCCGGCTTCCTCGTGGCCGTGGGCGTCGCGGCGCTCACCCACGGGGTGTGGGTGGGTGCCCAGACGCGTCGGGTGGATCTCGCCGTCGTCCGCGTGCTCGGTGCCGAGCGTCGACACGTCCGGCTCGTCGTCGTGGCCATGGCCGGGGCCACTGCGGTGATCGCCGTCGTGGTCGGCGCCCCCCTGGGCTGGGCGGTCGGCCGCCTGGCCTGGGGCGAGGCGGCGCGCGGGGCGGGGGTCGAGGCCGACGTGGCGCTCCCGGCATCGGTCGTCGTGGCGATCGTCCTCACCCTCGTCGTGGCGCCGTTGCTGGCGTACCCCCCGGGCCGCCGCGCCGGTGACGCGGCGCCGCGCGACGTGCTCCGGGAGGGGTGA
- a CDS encoding response regulator transcription factor yields the protein MSGGGAAVVRTIIVDDQEPFLAAAGAVVDRTPGFEVVGRATDGHAALALVDELSPDLVVMDVRMPGLDGIGAAQEMARRPHAPIVILVSSHARADLPAELERTGATYLHKEELLPARLTEVWERHGRTLGA from the coding sequence ATGAGCGGGGGTGGGGCGGCCGTCGTCCGCACGATCATCGTCGACGACCAGGAGCCCTTCCTCGCCGCCGCCGGCGCCGTCGTCGACCGCACGCCGGGGTTCGAGGTCGTGGGACGGGCGACCGACGGCCACGCCGCCCTCGCCCTCGTCGACGAGCTCTCCCCCGACCTGGTCGTGATGGACGTGCGGATGCCCGGGCTCGACGGCATCGGTGCGGCGCAGGAGATGGCTCGGCGGCCGCACGCCCCGATCGTCATCCTCGTCTCGAGCCACGCCCGAGCCGACCTGCCCGCCGAGCTCGAGCGGACGGGCGCCACCTACCTCCACAAGGAGGAGCTGCTCCCCGCCCGCCTGACCGAGGTCTGGGAGCGGCACGGTCGTACGCTCGGCGCATGA
- a CDS encoding VOC family protein, translated as MRVTGFDHLVLNVADVERSLAWYTEELGLPGDRVDRWRRGEVPFPSVRVDDRTIIDLLQSERHDANVDHLCLVVEPTDLAAVAASGRFDVVDGPATRYGAQGDGTSLYVRDPDGNVVELRHY; from the coding sequence ATCCGCGTCACGGGCTTCGACCACCTGGTCCTCAACGTCGCCGACGTCGAGCGCTCGCTCGCCTGGTACACCGAGGAGCTCGGCCTGCCCGGCGATCGCGTCGACCGGTGGCGGCGGGGCGAGGTGCCGTTCCCCTCGGTGCGCGTCGACGACAGGACGATCATCGACCTGCTGCAGAGCGAGCGCCACGACGCCAACGTCGACCACCTCTGCCTCGTCGTCGAGCCGACCGACCTCGCGGCGGTGGCGGCATCCGGGCGCTTCGACGTCGTCGACGGCCCGGCCACCCGCTACGGCGCCCAGGGCGACGGCACCTCGCTCTACGTGCGTGACCCCGACGGCAACGTCGTCGAGCTGCGCCACTACTGA
- a CDS encoding Maf family protein, translating to MLRPPAPLVLASASPRRLDLLRQAGVEPAVEPADVDETSPPGATPESLAVGLARTKAQEVAAGHAGEDLVVLGADTVVVVDGRILGKPTDADDAARMLSALSGRTHHVVTGVALVDARTGRTVDGLARTDVRMRHLDAEEVAAYVATGEPLDKAGAYGIQGLAAVFVEGIEGDYTNVVGLPLPLVDVLLRQLDGPA from the coding sequence GTGCTGCGACCACCGGCTCCGCTCGTCCTCGCCTCGGCGTCGCCCCGACGCCTCGACCTGCTCCGACAGGCGGGGGTCGAGCCCGCCGTCGAGCCGGCCGACGTCGACGAGACCTCTCCCCCGGGAGCGACCCCGGAGTCGCTGGCGGTCGGTCTCGCACGGACCAAGGCGCAGGAGGTGGCGGCCGGCCACGCGGGCGAGGACCTCGTCGTGCTCGGCGCCGACACCGTGGTCGTCGTCGACGGGCGCATCCTCGGCAAGCCCACGGACGCCGACGACGCTGCCCGCATGCTGTCCGCGCTGTCCGGACGGACCCACCACGTGGTCACCGGGGTCGCCCTGGTCGACGCGCGCACCGGCCGGACCGTCGACGGACTGGCCCGCACCGACGTGCGCATGCGCCACCTCGACGCCGAGGAGGTCGCGGCCTACGTCGCCACCGGCGAGCCGCTCGACAAGGCCGGCGCCTACGGCATCCAGGGCCTCGCCGCCGTGTTCGTCGAGGGGATCGAGGGCGACTACACGAACGTCGTCGGCCTCCCGCTCCCCCTCGTCGACGTCCTCCTCCGCCAGCTCGACGGGCCGGCGTAG